One genomic window of Nostoc sp. TCL26-01 includes the following:
- a CDS encoding DNA adenine methylase: MAKKIAFGWYGGKYSHLDWLLPLLPKTTHYCEPFGGSAAVLLNREPSPVETYNDIDGQVVNFFRVLRDQKDQLIEAIGLTPFSREEFRIAITKEEESLSDLERARRFFVRARQVRTGLAQTASVGRWAHCKLTSRAGMAGAVSRWLGSVEDLPEIVQRLLRVQIENDRAIDIIQRYDSPETLFYCDPPYPHDSRGDSKAYAYEMTDNEHRQLAGVLRAVEGKVALSGYDCPLMQELYGDWNCIKAPLKNCHSVKELRQEVLWLNYDLTTSTFIVEEINQCPQPQQLSLM; the protein is encoded by the coding sequence ATGGCAAAGAAAATTGCATTTGGTTGGTATGGCGGCAAGTACAGTCATTTAGACTGGCTCTTACCCTTGTTGCCAAAAACGACCCACTACTGCGAACCGTTTGGTGGTTCAGCCGCCGTGTTGTTGAACCGAGAGCCATCCCCTGTGGAAACCTACAACGATATTGATGGGCAGGTAGTCAACTTCTTCCGTGTACTACGTGACCAAAAAGACCAACTCATCGAGGCGATTGGGTTAACCCCATTTTCCCGTGAAGAATTTCGGATTGCTATTACCAAAGAAGAAGAGAGTTTATCAGACCTAGAAAGAGCTAGACGATTTTTTGTTCGGGCGCGACAAGTGAGAACAGGCTTGGCACAAACCGCCAGCGTGGGAAGATGGGCGCACTGCAAACTCACAAGCCGCGCAGGAATGGCTGGTGCAGTTTCCCGATGGTTAGGCAGTGTTGAGGATCTGCCCGAAATCGTGCAACGGTTGCTGCGTGTGCAAATTGAGAATGACCGAGCGATTGATATTATACAACGGTACGATAGTCCAGAAACTCTATTTTATTGTGACCCACCGTACCCGCACGATTCCCGTGGGGATAGCAAGGCTTACGCTTATGAAATGACAGACAACGAGCATCGACAATTAGCGGGTGTTTTGCGAGCAGTCGAAGGTAAAGTTGCCCTTTCAGGCTATGATTGTCCGTTGATGCAAGAACTCTATGGTGACTGGAACTGCATTAAAGCACCCCTGAAGAACTGCCATTCCGTCAAGGAGTTAAGACAAGAAGTGCTTTGGCTCAATTATGACCTGACAACCTCCACATTTATTGTTGAAGAAATCAATCAATGTCCACAACCCCAGCAGCTATCCTTGATGTAG